The following is a genomic window from Candidatus Binataceae bacterium.
GACCAAACATCGCCGCGGTGCGTTTGGTCAACCCCCGCGAGCTGTGCGCCGCGAGGTCCAGCGGACCGCGGTAGGCTTCGGCTTCCACGATGCGCCCCGCGGTCTCACCCTCGCAAGCGCTGTGCACCAGGATCTTGCCGATACACTCACGTGCCACCGTCAGTACCGGACGTGCATAGAAATCGCGCCGCAACTTACGGCGGTTGCTCCTGGTCGATTGTGATGCCGCGCTCACCGGGTACCCGACGGCCCATCGACGAGGCCTGAGTGCGCAGCCAAACTAGCGGCTGGCTTCGGTGCCGAAAAGAGCCCCGGCCAAATTTGCGAGGCGTTCCTTGGGTTGCGACCTATGCGATTGTGGATAGACACTCGTCTATCCTTGCGGGAGGCTCTTATTAAGGAACCCCAGGAGCCAGCCAACCTTTTTCACCGCCGCCGGTCTGAATGAGGGATGTGATGCTGTTCCCTACAGCGAGATATTTCAGATGATCGTCCTCAAAATCAACGGCAACGAAAAACCCTTTACCGGCGATCCGCAGATGCCGCTGCTTTGGTATCTGCGCGATGAACTCGGCCTGTATGGAGCGAAGTTCGGATGTGGAATGGGTCTGTGCGGTGCTTGCACGGTTCATCGGGGCGGCAAGGCGATTCGCTCCTGCATCACCCCGATGAGCGCGGCGGCCGGCACGGAAATCACCACCATTGAAGGAATCTCGAGCGGCGGGCTTCATCCAGTGCAGAAATCCTGGATGCGACTCAACGTGCCGCAATGTGGTTACTGCCAAGCCGGACAAATCATGCAGGCGATCTCCCTGCTCAGCATCAATCGCAGGCCCACCGATGCGGATATCGACCGCGCGATGGCGGGAAACATTTGCCGCTGCGGGACCTATCAGCGCATCCGCGCAGCCATCAAGGCG
Proteins encoded in this region:
- a CDS encoding (2Fe-2S)-binding protein, whose product is MIVLKINGNEKPFTGDPQMPLLWYLRDELGLYGAKFGCGMGLCGACTVHRGGKAIRSCITPMSAAAGTEITTIEGISSGGLHPVQKSWMRLNVPQCGYCQAGQIMQAISLLSINRRPTDADIDRAMAGNICRCGTYQRIRAAIKAAAEESA